A single Bacillus sp. OxB-1 DNA region contains:
- the topB gene encoding type IA DNA topoisomerase, whose protein sequence is MKPVILAEKPSQAKAYAEAFTVKSRQKTHIELAQSQLFPHGAIITWGIGHLVELKEPKAYDARWNRWTLGSLPILPERYEFQIAKGKYAQFQAVKKFILAADVVINACDVDREGSNIFYSIYNQTGARGKTIKRLWINSLEVDEVRKGFSNLHDNRKDLLMYEEAKARQISDWLVGMNGSRLYSLLLKARGIQEVFPIGRVQSPTVYLIYQRQREIETFVSEPFFEIEATFTAEHGTYKGKAKAKEPKREIIQELLAKHGIRPDTPGIITSVTHTDKRIPPPQLHSLSTLQATANRRWKTSPANVLKTMQGLYEKKLVTYPRTDARHITPNEFSYLAAQVNDYQQLVNHPFPVASLSPKKRFVDRSKVQEHYAIIPTKKIPTQAALAKMSPVERNLYEEVVRTTLAMFHTDYLYTETKVTTAVNELPFFTTGKTERDLGWKALFHKSQQEKDEPSLPPLREQEPVHSKIGIKEGKTEPPKPYTEGQLIAMMKTCGKLVEDKEETEILKAVEGLGTEATRSGIIETIKKHGYITVTKNIVSITDKGRVLCQAIEGNLLASPSMTAKWEAYLRKIGNGEGTGQHFLNNIAKFIQKLLDEVPPQLEAKQIDIVLPPAANRSSKRSYAPQEVATCPTCKQGMIVARKGFYGCSNYKNGCKQTFPGIFLKKKLTPAQVKLLCTKGKTNTIKGFTANNGNQFNASLSLENGKLNLVFQ, encoded by the coding sequence ATGAAACCCGTCATCCTAGCTGAAAAACCATCGCAAGCAAAAGCCTATGCAGAGGCATTTACCGTGAAAAGTCGACAGAAAACGCATATTGAACTAGCGCAAAGTCAGCTCTTTCCACATGGCGCAATTATTACGTGGGGTATCGGACATCTCGTCGAGTTAAAAGAACCGAAAGCGTATGATGCGCGCTGGAACCGGTGGACGCTTGGCAGCTTACCGATTTTACCGGAACGGTACGAGTTTCAAATTGCGAAAGGAAAGTATGCACAATTTCAGGCTGTGAAGAAGTTTATCCTGGCGGCAGATGTTGTCATCAACGCCTGCGATGTGGATCGTGAAGGATCGAACATTTTCTACAGTATCTACAACCAAACGGGCGCGAGGGGAAAAACGATTAAACGGCTGTGGATCAATTCCCTTGAAGTGGATGAGGTACGAAAAGGGTTTTCCAATCTCCATGACAATCGCAAGGATCTTCTGATGTATGAAGAAGCGAAAGCCCGTCAAATCAGTGACTGGCTTGTCGGGATGAATGGTTCACGCCTTTATTCACTACTTTTGAAGGCGCGTGGTATCCAAGAAGTGTTTCCAATCGGACGAGTTCAATCTCCAACGGTCTATCTGATTTACCAGCGTCAGCGGGAAATTGAAACATTCGTGTCGGAGCCTTTCTTCGAAATTGAGGCAACCTTCACGGCGGAACATGGTACCTATAAGGGGAAAGCGAAGGCGAAGGAACCGAAACGGGAAATTATCCAGGAGCTCCTCGCAAAACACGGAATTCGCCCAGATACCCCCGGCATCATCACATCTGTCACTCATACAGACAAACGGATTCCACCGCCGCAGCTGCATTCGCTCTCTACGTTGCAGGCGACCGCGAATCGGCGCTGGAAGACGAGCCCTGCGAATGTCTTGAAAACCATGCAGGGCCTTTATGAGAAAAAGCTCGTCACCTATCCGCGGACCGATGCTCGGCATATTACGCCAAATGAGTTCTCTTATTTGGCGGCGCAAGTGAATGATTATCAACAACTCGTCAATCACCCGTTCCCTGTTGCTTCTTTGTCACCGAAAAAACGCTTCGTCGACAGATCGAAAGTGCAGGAGCATTACGCCATCATTCCAACGAAGAAAATTCCGACTCAAGCGGCACTTGCCAAAATGTCCCCAGTGGAACGCAATTTATATGAAGAAGTGGTCCGCACCACACTTGCCATGTTCCATACCGATTATTTATACACGGAGACGAAAGTAACGACTGCGGTGAATGAATTGCCGTTCTTCACAACTGGGAAGACGGAACGGGACTTGGGATGGAAGGCTTTATTCCACAAATCTCAGCAGGAGAAGGACGAACCTTCCCTGCCGCCACTACGGGAACAGGAACCCGTCCACAGCAAGATCGGTATCAAAGAAGGAAAAACCGAACCGCCGAAACCATACACGGAAGGTCAACTGATCGCCATGATGAAAACATGCGGGAAACTGGTGGAGGACAAGGAAGAAACGGAAATCCTGAAAGCAGTGGAAGGGCTCGGCACTGAAGCGACCCGAAGCGGTATCATTGAGACGATCAAAAAGCACGGCTATATCACCGTGACGAAAAACATCGTGTCCATTACCGATAAGGGACGCGTCCTTTGCCAAGCCATCGAAGGGAATCTGTTAGCGAGCCCCTCCATGACTGCGAAATGGGAAGCGTATTTGCGGAAAATCGGCAACGGAGAAGGGACCGGGCAACATTTCTTAAACAATATTGCGAAATTCATTCAAAAGCTGTTGGACGAGGTGCCGCCCCAATTGGAAGCGAAACAAATCGACATTGTCCTTCCCCCTGCCGCCAACCGTTCATCCAAACGATCCTATGCACCGCAGGAAGTGGCTACGTGCCCGACTTGCAAACAAGGGATGATTGTCGCCCGCAAAGGCTTTTACGGCTGCAGCAATTACAAAAACGGCTGCAAACAGACATTTCCCGGCATCTTTCTAAAGAAGAAGCTGACTCCGGCACAGGTCAAACTCCTCTGTACGAAAGGAAAAACGAATACCATCAAAGGATTTACCGCCAATAACGGAAACCAGTTCAATGCCAGTCTTTCTTTGGAAAACGGGAAATTGAATTTGGTTTTTCAATAA
- a CDS encoding DNA topoisomerase, with translation MASWYERKSTLYPSIAAKGFNESLSIGRVQSPTVYLIYQRQKEIENFVSTTFYEFEGNIKEKQKR, from the coding sequence CTGGCTAGTTGGTATGAACGGAAGTCGACCCTATACCCTTCTATTGCAGCAAAAGGGTTCAATGAAAGCCTTTCTATTGGACGAGTCCAATCTCCAACGGTATATCTCATTTATCAACGACAAAAAGAAATAGAAAACTTTGTATCTACTACTTTTTATGAGTTTGAGGGAAATATAAAGGAAAAGCAAAAACGATAA
- a CDS encoding ATP-dependent nuclease, with protein sequence MHIEEIHIQNFRLLKDVRISLEEKTTVIVGRNNSGKTSFAELFRRLTTESLPSFKLEDFSLEVHNQFWKAYEILQKENDEVLIRENLPTIEITISINYRNVTASFGLLSEFVIDLNPNCTNALINISYQLDSGKIQSLFENLDLKTVGSEEKQKNLFFRTMKERVPKLYKVILNAVDPNDPANQKSLEWKKFQNLLQGSFINAQRELGDMTSKEKDILGKILEGMFNSAKSDSANAYDQGVAESLNEAVKGIQEKIDSDFNEQLTGLLPTFSLFGYPGLPDPKLLTETVLNVDTLLRDHTKIRYTGVNGVHLPETYNGLGARNLIFILLKLLEFYKEFIAKKITPISQIIFIEEPEAHLHPQMQEVFVSKLNDLIRIFSETFNNGVSWPVQFVITTHSSHMANKSDFSSIRYFMASKSKTFYSTKIKDLKVGVKGTLGDDVEFLQQYMTLTRCDLFFADKAVLIEGTTERLLLPTIIEKLDVNNPNINLGSQYISVIEVGGAYAHKFFGLLEYLELKALVITDIDTVDSKNHGEKCKVADGDGTSNYCIKEWFNSDVSPKDLLEKTREEKIKGKIAIAYQVPEKDVLFCGRSFEDAFILANPNLFGIYGNTPEKQLEYAWKKAKNIKKVEFALEYALEKKEWNIPKYINDGLLWLASNELHSITKPSKARLDDVFEEVAASKEDSYD encoded by the coding sequence TTGCATATTGAAGAAATTCATATACAAAACTTTCGATTACTTAAAGACGTGAGAATTTCCCTAGAAGAGAAAACAACAGTTATAGTCGGTAGAAATAATAGTGGGAAAACATCATTTGCTGAGCTATTCAGAAGGCTAACAACTGAAAGCTTGCCTAGTTTTAAATTGGAGGACTTTTCCTTAGAGGTCCATAATCAATTTTGGAAAGCATATGAAATTTTGCAGAAAGAAAATGATGAGGTTTTGATTAGAGAAAACCTACCTACTATAGAAATTACTATTTCAATTAATTATCGAAACGTTACCGCAAGTTTCGGATTACTTTCAGAATTTGTTATCGATTTAAATCCAAACTGCACAAATGCACTTATTAATATATCCTACCAACTAGATTCAGGAAAGATACAATCACTATTTGAAAATCTTGATCTTAAAACCGTAGGTTCCGAAGAGAAACAAAAGAATTTATTTTTTCGAACTATGAAAGAACGAGTACCAAAATTATATAAGGTTATCCTCAATGCTGTAGATCCCAACGATCCAGCAAATCAAAAAAGTTTAGAGTGGAAAAAGTTTCAAAATTTACTTCAAGGCAGTTTCATTAATGCGCAAAGGGAATTAGGAGACATGACAAGTAAGGAAAAGGATATACTTGGAAAAATACTTGAAGGCATGTTTAATTCCGCAAAATCAGACTCGGCAAATGCTTATGATCAAGGCGTAGCCGAAAGTTTGAATGAAGCTGTGAAAGGAATTCAGGAAAAAATTGATAGTGATTTTAATGAACAGCTAACAGGGTTATTACCGACATTTTCATTATTTGGCTACCCAGGCCTACCAGACCCGAAGCTACTCACGGAAACGGTGCTAAACGTAGATACATTACTTAGAGACCATACAAAGATTCGATACACTGGGGTAAATGGTGTTCATTTACCCGAAACATATAATGGTCTTGGTGCTAGGAACTTGATCTTCATCTTATTGAAATTATTGGAGTTTTATAAGGAATTCATAGCGAAAAAAATTACACCTATTTCGCAAATAATATTTATTGAGGAACCTGAAGCGCATTTGCATCCGCAAATGCAGGAGGTTTTTGTTTCTAAGTTAAACGATTTAATAAGAATTTTCTCCGAAACGTTTAACAATGGGGTATCTTGGCCTGTGCAGTTTGTGATAACAACCCACTCATCTCATATGGCTAACAAATCTGATTTTAGTTCCATACGTTACTTTATGGCGTCTAAATCAAAAACATTTTATTCGACGAAAATAAAGGATCTGAAAGTTGGTGTGAAGGGTACTTTAGGTGATGATGTAGAATTCTTACAGCAATATATGACGCTAACAAGATGTGATTTGTTTTTTGCAGACAAGGCAGTATTGATTGAGGGAACAACAGAGAGGTTACTACTTCCGACGATAATTGAAAAGTTAGATGTAAATAACCCTAATATAAATCTTGGTAGTCAATATATATCCGTTATAGAGGTAGGAGGAGCATACGCTCATAAATTTTTTGGTTTATTAGAATACCTAGAGCTGAAAGCATTGGTTATAACTGACATAGATACAGTAGATAGCAAAAATCACGGTGAAAAGTGTAAGGTTGCTGATGGGGATGGGACGAGCAATTATTGTATCAAAGAATGGTTTAATTCAGATGTTAGTCCGAAGGATTTACTTGAGAAAACTAGAGAAGAAAAAATCAAAGGAAAAATAGCAATTGCTTATCAAGTGCCTGAGAAAGATGTTCTTTTCTGTGGACGTAGCTTTGAGGATGCTTTTATTTTAGCGAATCCCAACTTGTTTGGAATTTATGGTAATACTCCTGAAAAACAGCTTGAATATGCTTGGAAAAAAGCAAAAAATATTAAAAAAGTAGAATTTGCACTTGAATATGCATTAGAAAAAAAGGAATGGAATATTCCTAAGTACATTAATGACGGCTTATTATGGTTGGCTTCCAATGAATTACATTCAATTACAAAACCGTCAAAGGCAAGATTAGATGATGTTTTCGAAGAAGTTGCGGCTAGTAAGGAGGATTCTTATGACTGA
- a CDS encoding UvrD-helicase domain-containing protein: MTEVLNKNPAEEAAEKAMKEIFKCLSQSESFLLEAGAGAGKTYSLIQALKYLVKERGESLISKGQKIACITYTNVACDEIKNRVDGHPAVLASTIHAFCWSIIKDFQSQLWEELLHIERWAEMIAESNIRNKIKIEYDLGYRSVDSEKISLGHDDVVSLTAKFMNYDKFIKILSSRYPVLFIDEYQDSDKDFIDSILTHIIDKKEQTLVGFFGDGWQKIYGNGSGSIENSNITYIDKHANFRSENAIVEALNKIRPDLKQAIKDPHSTGSVNVYHTNGWKGERQKGSHWKGDLPTEVAQRALEKVRLHLKEEWDFKPKKTKILMLTNNVLAREQGYSGIANVFRRSEDYLKKGNPYIDFFVSTLEPLSIAFENSRYGDMFKVLDRRSAIIQSTNDKTEWYEAMSSLIQLRATGTIGEVVSHLKDTRRPRLSAIMEKMEKKLEQYNPTCEEEKVSSMERIKQLKKVPYQEVVELARYIEEKTPFSTKHGVKGAEFENVLVVFGRGWNHYDFNRFLEYSVDIEKISIDQKDFYERNRNLFYVAVSRPMRRLTLLFTQELSNDSLSKLSEWFGDDNIYSMGDSILDEN; this comes from the coding sequence ATGACTGAAGTGCTTAATAAAAATCCAGCTGAAGAAGCAGCTGAAAAAGCAATGAAAGAAATTTTTAAATGCTTGAGTCAAAGTGAATCATTTTTGCTTGAGGCAGGTGCCGGTGCAGGTAAAACATATTCGTTAATACAAGCATTAAAATATTTAGTCAAAGAACGCGGAGAATCCCTAATTAGTAAGGGACAGAAAATTGCATGTATCACATATACTAATGTTGCATGTGATGAAATTAAAAATAGGGTAGACGGGCACCCCGCGGTACTAGCATCTACAATTCATGCTTTTTGTTGGTCAATAATAAAAGACTTCCAATCGCAACTATGGGAAGAACTTCTTCATATTGAAAGATGGGCCGAAATGATCGCCGAGTCTAACATTAGAAATAAAATTAAAATTGAGTATGACTTAGGTTACCGTAGTGTAGATAGCGAAAAGATTTCGTTGGGGCATGACGATGTGGTTTCATTAACTGCAAAATTCATGAACTATGATAAATTCATCAAAATATTGAGTTCTCGATACCCGGTCTTATTTATTGATGAATATCAAGACAGTGACAAAGATTTTATTGATTCTATTCTCACACATATAATTGATAAAAAAGAGCAAACTTTAGTAGGTTTTTTTGGAGATGGTTGGCAGAAGATATATGGGAATGGGTCGGGATCAATAGAAAATTCAAATATAACATATATTGATAAACACGCAAACTTCCGATCTGAAAATGCAATAGTAGAAGCATTAAACAAAATTAGACCAGATTTAAAACAGGCAATAAAGGACCCCCATTCAACTGGATCGGTGAATGTGTATCACACAAATGGATGGAAAGGTGAAAGGCAGAAAGGGAGCCATTGGAAGGGAGACTTACCTACCGAAGTTGCACAAAGGGCCCTTGAAAAAGTTAGATTACACTTGAAAGAAGAGTGGGACTTTAAACCTAAAAAAACAAAAATTTTAATGTTGACTAATAATGTATTGGCTAGGGAACAAGGATATAGTGGGATTGCGAACGTTTTTCGGAGAAGTGAAGACTATTTAAAAAAGGGAAATCCATATATTGACTTCTTTGTTAGTACGCTAGAACCTTTATCTATAGCATTTGAAAATAGTCGGTACGGAGACATGTTTAAGGTATTAGATAGACGTTCAGCAATTATTCAATCAACAAATGATAAAACAGAGTGGTATGAAGCAATGTCATCATTAATCCAATTACGGGCTACAGGAACAATAGGAGAAGTGGTAAGCCACCTAAAAGACACAAGACGCCCACGATTATCAGCCATTATGGAGAAAATGGAAAAGAAGTTGGAGCAATACAATCCGACTTGTGAAGAGGAAAAAGTTTCTTCAATGGAACGGATAAAACAGTTAAAAAAAGTTCCTTATCAAGAAGTTGTAGAATTAGCTCGTTATATTGAAGAGAAAACACCTTTTTCCACCAAACATGGTGTAAAGGGGGCTGAATTTGAAAATGTGTTAGTAGTTTTCGGGCGTGGCTGGAATCATTACGACTTTAATAGGTTTTTAGAGTACTCAGTAGATATCGAAAAAATTTCTATAGATCAAAAAGACTTTTATGAGCGAAATAGAAACCTATTTTATGTCGCGGTTTCGCGCCCTATGAGAAGATTAACACTATTATTTACACAAGAACTTTCAAACGATTCATTATCAAAGCTATCCGAATGGTTTGGGGATGATAATATCTACTCCATGGGAGATAGCATATTAGATGAAAACTGA